In the genome of Arabidopsis thaliana chromosome 4, partial sequence, the window CTGATGCATGCTCCACTTAGAGACGAAAAAGTTCTGTTCCCAACCATTGACAAACGACATTCCATTCAATAAAGTCGATGTGATATATCCAGGAGCACCTGAATCAATAATGCGAAACCAATCAGTGTGGTAGTTGTCTCCAGTACTATCAGAAGTACCACAAGTCAGAGAACTTACCTCGAAATGGAGCAGCAATAGCAATCCAATTCTGTACATACTTCTCGAATATCTGATAACCAAAAACGTCAGATTCAGATGACAAGAAAAATCTTAGAAAAGACTTACGAATAAAGAAAGAGGGATTTGCATACATCACTATGCAGACCCATGAAACATTTCACCAATAGTCCTCCCATAGAATGACTAATAAcattaatcttcttctctcctgaGGCTTTATAAACAGTTTCCAACTTTTTAGCAAACTGGTCCAACGTTTCCTGCAGTCTAGACTCAATGCAAACACAAAACAGTCAATATACCGATCAACGTTTAGACCGAAGAAGAGATTAAGTATGCATTACCTGTTGCTTTGGCGGAAAtcataaccaaaaccaaaaagggTTTTCCCTTCTTCAAATCCCCATCCGATCATCTCAACAATCATCTCATGGAAATAGTACACAGACTCACGGCCAACAATCTACATATAGAGTTCAAAGATCCcaatgagaaaagagaaagcttTGAGAACAAATACATCCATAgctcaaaaaacaaaacagctAGAAATTAAACCATACCATATCAGGGTCTAAGACATCAATTGCATGTAGCCCAGCTCTGTCTTGAGGAACAACAATACTCGTTTTTGGATCAAGAGATATCGTTTTACCTGTTTCAGATATAAAAATGCTAAGAGCTTAACATGCAAAGCTGATGACTTTCTATATCACTTTCTTAATTTGCACAAATTGAAGtatttatgagaaaaaaaagtaaagactTTTTTTACCAGTTGAAGGATCAAATCGAGACCACATCTTTGTTCGAAACTCATGATCAGCACCAAAGATCCTAACCCAAACACGTTCTTCGTTCCCGTTCTCATGATCAACGGCGTTTAGAATTGATCCAGCGATTCCTGGAACTAGAAGAACCGGGTTTAGATTCGGGTCAACATAGGGTTCCTGATTCCGATTTCTGAGCTTCAGCAAAGCCTCTACTGATCTAATGATCTCTTCCAGTAATAGAGACATAATTGAATTGAATCGATTGCGAAGTAAATTGACGAAATCGTATTACCAAATTTGGGGAAATTAGGGTTGGTGAGAGAAATTGAaggattgaagaaaaagaggtgaacaataaaagaaatttttggAATATAAGCCGTACAAGTCAAGGTGGCAGAAAAATAATTGTCATAGTGATGGATCCATCTTCAAATGGATAACGCAAGAGTGACAATTGAATTATTGAGACATAAAAagcaataatataaaatattatttaactCTAAAGTTTCGAGATACTTCAATACTTGGAATTATTTATAGACATGGGCACattattttagattaaaacCAAGTTGTAATTTCTTTTACCAATTTGTTCTctaccttttgtttttctcattaCAGAAGCCCATACTCCAAACAGAACTCAGCATCTCTTTTATTGATGACGAATTGACGATGGTTATAACTTTCTGAAGGACATAACTCAACTCAAGTGTGAAAGATTTTATCATTGGTGCGATTCTCATTTAGAGGAGAGAATTGTGTCGACCATGAGGCGAAGAGaaatcaatgtttttgttcGTGAAGGATGACCCAGAAAGGGTTAATCCAAAAGATCATACCTAcggatttttagttttgcaAGCCATCCCTACTTGTTAGTAAAGAAAGACTCAATTCATAGCATGATAACTCAAACAACAAATCAGATTCATTAATAACAAGGGATTAGACAAACACTAATATGCCATAGTAGCTAGTTTGACAAAATGTGCCTCTTAACCTTAACTAATTAATCTCATACACTTTGTTGCTCTCCTCTTGCCTCTGATTCCTTCTCCTCTATCCAACTGGTCAACAATCCATCGTTCATACTATGTTATACTACAGTTAGATCCTACAAACTGATTTTGAACTGATCATACCTGAATACAAGTCAATCAAACCGAGACAACGAGACAATGCAAGAGCTGACATGATATGGGGACAGTATACAAAACATCAACACTCTCAACAATTCCCCAAACTCCACCTCCATCACACTTCTCTATCGCGATCACCGCACACCAAATCTTCTTCCTATTATTGGGGTTATGCTTCATATATCCTTCCCATAAAAGTAAGAGTTTCCCACCACATGCAACTAGTTTAGTCGTATTACCACTTGAGCCACCATTCCTCATGTACTTATCATCTAGTGACTCTAACCCTTCCAATCTTTTCCAATAATCCTTTTGTATGTCATTGTCATACCACAACAAGCGCATGTTCCAGAAGCCATATGAAACATTCTCAATCATACATTCTGACCTCAAAGCTGCACTTTTGTTTACACAATACTCCCATTTACATAGCTTCGTGTCGTAAGCACACATCTCGTTTACATTTCCAAACTCAATCTTTCCTTCAATCACTCCGCTTCTGTCAATGGAACACTTACGTACCTCACTACCCGGCTCAGGGAGGCCTTCCCAAGTCTGAGTCTTTGTATTGAACACCTCAGCCCATGGTTCGTCCTTTAATCCTTGGCAACCTCCCATTACGTAAATTTTCCCATCGTGGAAACATGCCCAGGCATTCATTCGGGATACATTCATGCTCGGTGCATCGCGCCAAGTGTGACTGCAACAATCAAGCACCCGCACGGCGGAGTCGACTGGACCGCCAAGTACATAAATCTCAGAACCAACTACAACGGTGGCTTTTGATACTGATGTAAACTTAGACGAGGTAAGCGGAACTAACATTTGTCcagttgtcttcttcttcttccttctcttcttaatGATGGAGTTGGCTAGGGTTCGGTTAGGGTTAACTAAGAGTCTAAGCCATTGGGGAAATTGATAACTGGGATCCCATAGACAGAGATAGACACACTGTTCAGTGCTTCCGAGGTGAGATCTGGTTGCGTAGAGCTCCGTGGAAGAGAGAATTGAGCGGAAGCTTTTCGAAACGAGTGAGAGCGTTGGGTAGTACAATCTTGAGATCCGAGCTAAGCAGTGCACGACGATTTCTTCTGGAAGTAGAGAAAGCGACGGAGATGACGACGACGGAGGTGAATGTGGTGGAGACGAGTtcttagtcttcttcttctccggtggTTCCACTTGAAAGTTCATAGCCACTGTGATTACAATCAGCGGCAGTGACGGGATCTTGACTAAAATGGGTCAAATGAGAAAATATGAAGaggaccaaaaaaaaaaaaaagaggaccTCTTTggtatataacaaaataaccctagtgttttttgttttaccaatGTGTTCCCTACTTTTGTTTTCGATCACAGAAGTCCCTTAATATGTAGATACTTCTAACCAACATTGTTTTTAACCGTGGAGATTGCAAACTGTAACATATTAAAcagaatttgtttcttttctcaaaacaaagaattcatgATGAAGTTACAatgttaaaacaaagtttgaaagaTGTTAAAGACACAACTCATGAGGAGGATATTTCTAACAAACTGAAGTCAGAAGTCACGAAACTCTACACAAAGTTTGAAAGATGGTTAGATCATCTACATGAGAAGACACTGTGTTGATCATGAGGCGAAAGGTAATCCATGTTGCACTCCTTTTTGCCtttgcttccttctcctctttCCAACTGGTCAACAATccattcatatatatataatgttataCATACTAACATCATATATGTacagggaaaaaaaaaagaagcatgaactttttataaaactaaatgAACTCAAATTAACTAAGACAAGGGATCCAAAGATGGAGTTAAGGACTGACATACCTGGATACAACTTGTATCATACAAGTTAATCAAACCGAGACAACGAGACAATGCAAGAGCTTGCATGATGTGGGGACGATATGCACAACATCAACCCACTCAACAATTCCCCAAACCTTACCTCCATCACGCTTTTCTAACGCGATAACCGCGCACCAAATCTTCTTCCTATTATTGGGATTATGCTTCATGTACCCTTCCCATAAAAGTAAGAGTTTCCCACCACAGGCAACTAGTTTAGTCGTATTATCACTTGAGCCACCATTCCTCTTGTGTATCTCTAATAGTGACTCCAACCCTTTTACCTTTTCCCCATATCCATCCGTTGACCACCACTTGCACCCGTAGTCGTCCTCCCAAGTGTAGTTATTAGCAAAGGTGTACAATACACTCTCCATCACACATTGGGACCTCGGAAATGCAACCTCGCCTTCACAGCATTCCCATTCACCTTGCTTTGGGTCATAAGCATACGTTTTTTGTGTATACCCAAAGTGAATCTTTCCTTCGATCTCTGCTATTCTGTAAATGGTACAGTTACGTATCTCAGTACCCGGATCAGAAAGGCATTCCCAAGTCTGAGTCTTTATATCGAATACCTCAGCCCATGGTTCGCTTTCTGATAATTTGTTGTACCCTCCAATTACGTAAATTTTCCCATCGTAGAGACATATGAAAGGCCTCTTTCGGGCTACGGTCATGCTAGGAGCATCGCGCCAAGTGTTACTGCGACAATCGAGGATTCGCACGGCCGAAGACAGTGCACCATCGACTTTTCCGCCGATCACATATATTTCAGAACCAACAGCTATGGCGGATTTTGATACAGGAGAAAGATTAGAAGAGGGAATTGGAACCAACAACTTTCcaattgtcttcttcttcttcctcttcttctcaaccATGGAGTTGGCTTGATTAGGGTTAACCCAGAGTGTAAACCATTTgggaaattcaaaacttttatcaGATAGACAGACATAGACACACTCTTCGGTGTTTCGGAGGTGAGATCTGGCTACATAGAGCTCGGTGGATGAGATAATTGAACGGAAGCTTTTCGAAACGATTGAGAGTGTTGGATAGTACGACCTCGAGATCCGAGCTAAGCAGTTCTCGACGATTTCGTCTGGGAGAGAAGACAACGAAGGAGATGAAGACGACGGAGTTGGTGACGAAGCATTTGTCGtcctcttcgtcttcttctccggtggTTTTGCTTGGCGTTTCATAGCCGCAGTGATGACTTTATTTTGGGTCAAATGAGAAAAACAATTCTCATATGAacactttttggttttagttttgttaattgcAAAACAGCCcctaattaaaattttagttacatAAGAGACCACAAAATGCTGAGGAAAAGTAGAATCGAACTCCAAGGTTCAAAGGTTACATAAAAGACCCTAATCCGCCACATGACCTTCGAAGTTTCAATGTGATTGCAGTAAAAACAAACAGTGTTTTCAACCGTGGAGATTGCAATAAACTGTAACATATCAAACAgaaagctttttatttttctcataacATAAAACTCAACATCACTTGCAATGTTAAAGACACGACTTAAGCTTATTTGGTAAAGATGGTCCTAACTTTCTGAAGACAGAACTCAACTCATGTGtcaaagatttgatctttGATGAGATGTTTTTCATTTGGAGAATCTGTGTCGATCATGAGGCGAAGTGTAATCGATGTTTGGTCCATGAGGGATGATCCCAAAAGGGTTGATCGACGGGTGGCTTCCATAGTAATGCTGCTTGATGTGATTCATGTTAACCGTGCTACTCATACCGGGGATCTGGAAAATGTCTTTCGTGTAGTTGAACAAATTCGGATACTCCCTTATGAGTTTCTTGTTGCATTTGAAGTGGACTGCATAAACCTGGATCAACGTTTCAACATTAGAGATTCGTTCACATATGGtgtacttctttttcttgctttgaAAGTATGAACTTACCTCGTCAAATCTTATAAGGGTGACAAACAATCTGATATCTGTTTCAGTCAAAGTGTTACCACAGATGTACCGATGTTTTCCAAGAATCTCCTCACATCTATCTAATGCTTCATACACTTGCTCCACTGCCTACATATAAGAACCATAAACTTTACATTCTCATGGGATCAATTAGCATATACAGTAATAGCTTTATTCATGGCTTCCACACTTACCTCCTCATAAGGTCCTTGTTTCTTTGCAAACCCGCATCTATAGACACCATTATTTATCCCATTGTAAATCCATTCATTAGTTTCATCGATTTTAGCTTGGAGATGGGAAGGGTAAAGATCAAGATCAGGATTTCCCGCAATATGATTGAACTCAGTGTTGAACATCCGGATTATTTCTGCACTCTCGTTGTTAACAACAGTTTTGAGCTTCTTATCCCACAGAACCtaacataaaaaccaaaactcatgACTAACTAGTAACTACTTCCGACTGAAAGAGACTTAAAAGACATTGAGAAGCCAAAAGACTTACAGGAACAGTATACTTCCCGGTGTAGTTTGGGCTAGCAATCTCATAGAGTTCTCTTACACTCTTAGCACCATTAAGATGGTCAGGATCAGCTCCTGGAACTTCGGTATCTGAACCTGGAAAGACCCATCCCATATGTTCATCGGTTTCTTTGGTTCTTCCCCAAATGGGTTTTACAGACTGAtggaaatcaaacaaagaacaattCGATCAATACCATCAGGAAATGGTATGATTCTACATAACAATAAGCAGTGTTAAAGGGTTGAGTCTACGCACCGAGAAGCTTATTGCATCGTCAAGTCCTTTGATCTTTAAGTATGAAAGGCATCTAGAAGCCCATGGACAAGCATACGATATGTAAAGATGGTATCTACCAGATTCAGCTGGAAACTGAGAATTGGAATCTTTTGAAACGAAGTTACGGAATGTCGATGCAGTTCTTTGAAAAGCTCCTGAATCTGATGTCTCATCAACCGCAGATCGAGCCATTGATACTGTACACTGATGACAAATCAAAAGCATAGGGACCAACTTTCAATTTcatgaacaaaaacagaacatcaTAGTATGGACCTAAACGGATCAAACGTTAATAACTTTTAGCTCAAAATCAGTTTCTTTTGGGAATTCTCAGAATTTGATGCATCATGGAGACCATACccaaatcaaacacaaacccagaaaaccTGTAAGAATCTAATGCAAGTATGCACAAAGAGAAATGGAATTTGGAAATCAAGGAAAATCAATCGTGATGATGTGTACCTGAAGACGAGATCCACGAGTAGTGAACTTTGAAGCGAGAGAGAGGAAGCTGGTGTTGCTAATGATCGTGGAATAAGACATCAACCAGGAGCTATATAAGTTGAAGATTCACCTGATCCATTATCTATATACATAGTCCACAAGGCTTCAGAGTCAATTTCGGCGACGTATTAATATGTCACTGCTTCTGTCATGCCCAACCTGTGATAATTTGGTTGCTTTCGGAGGaatattcaattcaaaaaaagtacaaacctttgcaataaaaaaaaaaaaaaagttcacaTTTTTGCTACTTAATTAGTGTCCCTGTTTAAAACTGGCCACTTAGAGAAAATCCCACTTCTATTTTGTCAAAACTTTTGTACTTTTACATCAGTAACAACTTAATCACCACAGAGTGAAGAacattggttttgttgttcatGTCTAGAATCTTGATAGATAGATTCATACCCTTCACTTGGTGATAATAGTCTAAATCCCACTCTCCAGTCTTTAGAATCTACTGAACAGGCGACAAAAAACGCAGCAAAAGCATACCATGTCATTGCCTCAACGCGGCTACATTCCACGGTTTCTTGATCCACCACAATGTGGATTTGCTATTCAAACAGAGAGTACAAAGCAACTGTGGGAGATGTAATCACTACTAGCCTACTCCTCTGGAGATTCTCTCAGTCAAATCAGTAACAAGGTTGTTTTTGCCAGACTCAGAACAAGCTGTAGTGAAAGCAGCTAAGGTAACACGATCAGCACTACTGTCCTTCTCCAACAATTTCTGAAAGAACAGAGCTGCCACTCCAACTTTCTTCTCGCTACATAACTTTCTAACAAGTGTCCTAACCGTTCTAATCCACAGCTTCTTATCTAAAGGTTCAAGCAGAATCATTGCATTGGCTGAATCATTCCTCTTACAATACTCATATGCTAATGTGACTCGAGTTACCTCAGGAGGAGATAAACCTCTGTCAATCATCGCTTCGTAAAGCTTACAAGCTTCATCTACCATGGACTTCTTGCAGAGACCGCTTATTAGTGAACCATAAGTGAAGCTATCAGGAACACAACCATGCCTCTTCATGTTGTGAAAATATTTCAAAGCCAGATCAATGTCGCCTTCTTTACAATAACAGCTTATCATAGACGTATAAGTCTCCTTCGTTGGAATCAATCCAAGACTCACCACCAACTGAAAAAGCCTCTCACtttccttcattttcttttgcctACAAAATGCAGCTATCAGTATGTTGTTCAGGCGCATATCGGCTTCAAAACCAGTCTTATTCATCCGACAGAAAAAAGCAAGAGCTTGGTTAATGTCATTTTGCTTACACTGTTCTTGAATAAGAATAGTGTAAGTAACTCCATCAGCTTCTAATCCACAAGAAAATGCTTTATTCAGCAACTCATATGCCTCAGGTGCCCTTGATTTCTTACAGAGACTGTCAATAGCTGCATTATACGTATAAATATTCGGCATAAAACCTTCATCACCCATCAAATTCATCAACTCGTACGCTCTACCGAAGCTTCCTGCTTTACAGTGACCATTGATGAGTGTTGTATACGTGTTCACGTTCGGAAACAAACCCTGTTCTTTCATTCTACTAAACAACATCTCTGCACGGTTCAACTTATCTTCCTTGCAATACCCACCAATCATCGAAGTATAAGTATGCACATTGGGTTTGTAAGTATCACTACGAACGAGTTTCAGGAACAGCCTAAACGCTTTCTCAGTCCATCCTCTTTTACATAGCCCATCAATTAAAGCCGTGTGTGTATACACATTTGGCTTCCACCCATTTCTAACCATTTCCTCTAACATTTCAAAAGCCTGCTTGATACTACCCTTCTTGCATAACCCATCAATCAAAGACGTAAAATTTATCAAGTTTGGCTTAAACCCTAGATCAATCATCTTACGGAAATACCAAATCGCTCTATTCACTAAACCATTCTCACACAATGCAGTGAGAATCAAGGTACATGTAGCGTTATCAGGAATAAATCCTCTTTGAATCATTCCAGTTAACCATCTATCAGCTTCCTGAATCTTACCATCTCTAAAACAACCAATAACCATAAGcttataagaactagaatccGGAACTACTCCTCTCACAgacatttcgtcgaacacatTCTCTGCATATTCAATCAAACCCAACTCAACGGCAATTTCGAGAACACAATTCATAGTTATCGAGCTAGGTGTTAACCCCTGATTCTGCATATCCATAACCATACCAACAGCCTCATTCAATCTCCCAATCTCCGAGAAATTTCTAAGCATGCATCGCATAACCTCGTGAGCTTTCTGCAAATTCCCATTAGCAAGCAAAGAATCAGCGGTTACGAGATACAATCTCATGAAATGTCGGAACTTTTCGAAACCCACTGCCCAATAGAAGAAGCACAGAGCAACCATCGAACCAGATTCGCTCGCGAGTGAAGCCACCACAGTGATCGCTTGCTCGTGGGTAAGAGAATTAGCATCGAAGTCGAGATTGACTCGGTGTGGGGATGATACGACATGGTTTTGACGAAGATAGGAAGTACAAACCAATGAACAGACCGATTTAACGAGACATTGAGAAGGTGAcgatgatggagaagaaggaagagacaAATCACTGGATTCATGATCGGAAGAGAtcaatctgaagaagaaaagagaacagagagaattGGGTATCTCAAAAGTTCTAAGAAGGAATCGATTCGActtaggaagaagaagagataacaTTGGAGCTTTAATGGCTCGTCCTCTTGAGTGTGAGACAGAGTTGCAAAAATgtaatctttatatataaatgattttatcaaaaaaatagttttataatACATCGGAGCATCTGATACAACTATGATCAAGGAACTTAGCCACAAGGCTCTCAGGTTCAGGGATCAGTGAGGAAGTTACGCTGTTCCAGAAATGGAACGTTAAGGACTCATTGAGTATCTTCTTGAACGATTCGTCTTGCTGCGATCTCTCATCTTCTATTGCAGGGTATGCAAAATAGCTgcttcaccaaaatcaaaacaggaTCAAAGTTAAAAGCTTTGCAAAAAGATGAAGTCTTTGAGCAAAGTCATAAAGAGAGCTTTACTTTGTGATCTGTTGTGAGTTGATTgggaagaaaacagaggacgGTCGAATGTTCAGCTCCTGTTGATTCATACGCCGATTCTTCCCGTTTAAAAACCGTTTAGCTACTCGGGTCAAGAGATCTGCTCCGTTGCATCGCAAACACTTATCATCGTAAGTCAAGTAGTACTCGTTCAAGCATTCAAGTAAGAATGGGCTGCAGAGAGAGGTTAAAAGTTGAAACATCAGACAGAAACATTGTCGGTTACTAAGATGGGAATCGATGTTTTGAATGTAGCAAAGCATTGGTTTGTGTTTATGAACCTTTTCTTTTCGAATGACATAACAGCACCGTTCAGTGATTCACCGGCTACCTGATCCTCCATGCCAATAGTATTTCTCAAAGACGATAATGAACCCAAAACTATCACATCAGAATCGAGGTAAACCCCGCCATATCTGCATCAATACGCAATCATGCTTCATTTCACAAGTAACAAAAGTGATCAATTAGTTGATTAGAGAGTGATCAAGATTTACTTATAAAGGG includes:
- a CDS encoding Glutathione S-transferase family protein (Glutathione S-transferase family protein; FUNCTIONS IN: molecular_function unknown; INVOLVED IN: response to cadmium ion; LOCATED IN: chloroplast; EXPRESSED IN: 23 plant structures; EXPRESSED DURING: 13 growth stages; CONTAINS InterPro DOMAIN/s: Glutathione S-transferase, predicted (InterPro:IPR016639), Glutathione S-transferase, C-terminal (InterPro:IPR004046), Glutathione S-transferase, C-terminal-like (InterPro:IPR010987), Glutathione S-transferase/chloride channel, C-terminal (InterPro:IPR017933), Thioredoxin-like fold (InterPro:IPR012336); BEST Arabidopsis thaliana protein match is: Glutathione S-transferase family protein (TAIR:AT5G45020.2); Has 2453 Blast hits to 2453 proteins in 809 species: Archae - 30; Bacteria - 1521; Metazoa - 25; Fungi - 239; Plants - 128; Viruses - 0; Other Eukaryotes - 510 (source: NCBI BLink).), coding for MSYSTIISNTSFLSLASKFTTRGSRLQCTVSMARSAVDETSDSGAFQRTASTFRNFVSKDSNSQFPAESGRYHLYISYACPWASRCLSYLKIKGLDDAISFSSVKPIWGRTKETDEHMGWVFPGSDTEVPGADPDHLNGAKSVRELYEIASPNYTGKYTVPVLWDKKLKTVVNNESAEIIRMFNTEFNHIAGNPDLDLYPSHLQAKIDETNEWIYNGINNGVYRCGFAKKQGPYEEAVEQVYEALDRCEEILGKHRYICGNTLTETDIRLFVTLIRFDEVYAVHFKCNKKLIREYPNLFNYTKDIFQIPGMSSTVNMNHIKQHYYGSHPSINPFGIIPHGPNIDYTSPHDRHRFSK
- a CDS encoding Galactose oxidase/kelch repeat superfamily protein (Galactose oxidase/kelch repeat superfamily protein; FUNCTIONS IN: molecular_function unknown; INVOLVED IN: biological_process unknown; LOCATED IN: chloroplast; EXPRESSED IN: 10 plant structures; EXPRESSED DURING: 6 growth stages; CONTAINS InterPro DOMAIN/s: F-box domain, cyclin-like (InterPro:IPR001810), Galactose oxidase/kelch, beta-propeller (InterPro:IPR011043), Kelch repeat type 1 (InterPro:IPR006652), Kelch related (InterPro:IPR013089), Kelch-type beta propeller (InterPro:IPR015915); BEST Arabidopsis thaliana protein match is: Galactose oxidase/kelch repeat superfamily protein (TAIR:AT4G19870.2); Has 1691 Blast hits to 1648 proteins in 128 species: Archae - 0; Bacteria - 62; Metazoa - 500; Fungi - 9; Plants - 1061; Viruses - 10; Other Eukaryotes - 49 (source: NCBI BLink).), which produces MNFQVEPPEKKKTKNSSPPHSPPSSSSPSLSLLPEEIVVHCLARISRLYYPTLSLVSKSFRSILSSTELYATRSHLGSTEQCVYLCLWDPSYQFPQWLRLLVNPNRTLANSIIKKRRKKKKTTGQMLVPLTSSKFTSVSKATVVVGSEIYVLGGPVDSAVRVLDCCSHTWRDAPSMNVSRMNAWACFHDGKIYVMGGCQGLKDEPWAEVFNTKTQTWEGLPEPGSEVRKCSIDRSGVIEGKIEFGNVNEMCAYDTKLCKWEYCVNKSAALRSECMIENVSYGFWNMRLLWYDNDIQKDYWKRLEGLESLDDKYMRNGGSSGNTTKLVACGGKLLLLWEGYMKHNPNNRKKIWCAVIAIEKCDGGGVWGIVESVDVLYTVPISCQLLHCLVVSV
- a CDS encoding Glutathione S-transferase family protein (Glutathione S-transferase family protein; FUNCTIONS IN: molecular_function unknown; INVOLVED IN: response to cadmium ion; LOCATED IN: chloroplast; EXPRESSED IN: 23 plant structures; EXPRESSED DURING: 13 growth stages; CONTAINS InterPro DOMAIN/s: Glutathione S-transferase, predicted (InterPro:IPR016639), Glutathione S-transferase, C-terminal-like (InterPro:IPR010987), Glutathione S-transferase/chloride channel, C-terminal (InterPro:IPR017933), Thioredoxin-like fold (InterPro:IPR012336); BEST Arabidopsis thaliana protein match is: Glutathione S-transferase family protein (TAIR:AT5G45020.2); Has 35333 Blast hits to 34131 proteins in 2444 species: Archae - 798; Bacteria - 22429; Metazoa - 974; Fungi - 991; Plants - 531; Viruses - 0; Other Eukaryotes - 9610 (source: NCBI BLink).), with translation MSYSTIISNTSFLSLASKFTTRGSRLQCTVSMARSAVDETSDSGAFQRTASTFRNFVSKDSNSQFPAESGRYHLYISYACPWASRCLSYLKIKGLDDAISFSSVKPIWGRTKETDEHMGWVFPGSDTEVPGADPDHLNGAKSVRELYEIASPNYTGKYTVPVLWDKKLKTVVNNESAEIIRMFNTEFNHIAGNPDLDLYPSHLQAKIDETNEWIYNGINNGVYRCGFAKKQGPYEEAVEQVYEALDRCEEILGKHRYICGNTLTETDIRLFVTLIRFDEVSSYFQSKKKKYTICERISNVETLIQVYAVHFKCNKKLIREYPNLFNYTKDIFQIPGMSSTVNMNHIKQHYYGSHPSINPFGIIPHGPNIDYTSPHDRHRFSK
- a CDS encoding Galactose oxidase/kelch repeat superfamily protein (Galactose oxidase/kelch repeat superfamily protein; FUNCTIONS IN: molecular_function unknown; INVOLVED IN: biological_process unknown; LOCATED IN: chloroplast; CONTAINS InterPro DOMAIN/s: F-box domain, cyclin-like (InterPro:IPR001810), Galactose oxidase/kelch, beta-propeller (InterPro:IPR011043), Kelch repeat type 1 (InterPro:IPR006652), Kelch related (InterPro:IPR013089), Kelch-type beta propeller (InterPro:IPR015915); BEST Arabidopsis thaliana protein match is: Galactose oxidase/kelch repeat superfamily protein (TAIR:AT4G19865.1); Has 4399 Blast hits to 3515 proteins in 213 species: Archae - 26; Bacteria - 215; Metazoa - 2641; Fungi - 4; Plants - 1258; Viruses - 96; Other Eukaryotes - 159 (source: NCBI BLink).), with protein sequence MKRQAKPPEKKTKRTTNASSPTPSSSSPSLSSLPDEIVENCLARISRSYYPTLSIVSKSFRSIISSTELYVARSHLRNTEECVYVCLSDKSFEFPKWFTLWVNPNQANSMVEKKRKKKKTIGKLLVPIPSSNLSPVSKSAIAVGSEIYVIGGKVDGALSSAVRILDCRSNTWRDAPSMTVARKRPFICLYDGKIYVIGGYNKLSESEPWAEVFDIKTQTWECLSDPGTEIRNCTIYRIAEIEGKIHFGYTQKTYAYDPKQGEWECCEGEVAFPRSQCVMESVLYTFANNYTWEDDYGCKWWSTDGYGEKVKGLESLLEIHKRNGGSSDNTTKLVACGGKLLLLWEGYMKHNPNNRKKIWCAVIALEKRDGGKVWGIVEWVDVVHIVPTSCKLLHCLVVSV